ATGCGTCGCAAGTTCTCTATTGTGCCGGAATAGTTGCGCCGATGAATGCCCTGCACTTCATTCCGAAAGCCAAATACAAAATAGACCTCTCCGTCAGCCATTTGCAGCACATTAAAATACGGTCTGGCGGCAGTATATCCCCGCTGGTTGAGCGCATTAAACTTGGTGGCATCTTTTTTATATTCTTCGACTCTGACAACATTATTGGCACCGGCAATATCAACAACCAGCACTTCGTAGGGATCGGCCCAAATGCTTGGTGCGCAAAGCAATGTTATTGTCAGGACCGACAGCAGGACTCGCCACCGCTGAATGCCATTTAAATCTAAAAAGTGGCCACAGACAGCTTTAGAAGCGGTGATGATATGATGGGTGGCAACTTTATGAATGGGTGTCAAAATCATTGATGAATGAAAACATAGCATACCCGTTATGCAGCCGCAATAATTCCTGCGAGTAGACCTTTATAATCGCATTGACAAACCCCGCCACCATAACAAAGTTTTAGCTAAACCCTAAATGTGCGCATTTTGGGGATTCAATTGATTCAGCTCGTAAAAAATTTATCTATATCATTTATCGGACCTCTTTTCCGGTCGGGCAGACACCATCATGCTTATTGCCGGACCATAAATATTATACGGAGGAATGCGTCATGACAAAATTAATGACTGTTATTTTGAGCATACTCATTACCTGTTTATCCGCACAGGCACAGGAACTGGTTTTTCACATACACTTGATCGATATTACTGGTGTCGGCAAAGCCATCGGAACGGTTAAAGCAACATCAAGTCCTTATGGAACAGTCTTAACGCCCAATCTAAACAGCCTCACCCCCGGCTTGCATGGATTCCATATTCATCAAAATCCTGATTGCGGTCCCGGGGATAAAGGTGGTAAAAGGATTCCTGGACTGGCTGCTGGAGGGCACTATGACCCAGCCGGTACCGGGAAACACGCAGGCCCCTTTGGCAACGGACATCTGGGCGACTTGCCAGCCTTATATGTTGATGGTAATGGTCAAGCCAGCCATCCCGTACTCGCACCCCGGGTAAAACTGTCCGATCTCAAAGGCCGTGCGCTGATGATTCATGCCGGAGGCGACAACTATTCTGATAAACCCCAAAAACTGGGTGGCGGCGGTGCCCGGATGGCATGTGGGGTGGTTCAATAGCGTTTAACATCAGCCTGTGGCCGGATATGCAACCCCAACTCCCAATTTAGCGGGAAGAAAGGAGCCAATATGGTGTCAAAACGAAAATTAGGCCGTAACGGCCCCGAGGTTAGTGCCATTGGTTATGGGGCCATGGGGCTTGAGGGCTATTACGGCAGTGCAAAAGAAAATGAAGCACTGGCCGCACTTCACCATGCGCTGGATACCGGCTCGACTTTCATTGATTCAGCAGATGCATATGGAAATGGTCACAACGAGGAGCTGATCGCGCAGGCGATCGCCGGACGACGCGAGGATGCTTTTATCGCCACCAAATACGGTATTGTTTTTGAGGCCGACCAACAGGGAACAGAAGTGCCGACCGGTTGGGGGTTCTCATTGAACATCAACGGTAACCCCGACTATGTGCGGCGGGCACTGGATCACAGCCTCAGGCGGCTGAACAGCGAGCGGATTGATCTTTGGTATCTGCATTATCCGGATCCGGCCACACCCATCGAAGAGACGGTGGGTGCCATGTCCGAGGCGGTAAGCCAGGGTAAAGTCAGGTTCATCGGCCTGAGCAATGTCACGGCCGATCAGGTTCGTCAGGCGCATAAGGTGCACCCGATTGCAGCCGTTCAGTATGAATATTCGCTATGGCGCCGCGAAGTTGAAAACGAATTGTTGCCCACGCTCCGCGAGTTGGGAATTGCTTTAGTGCCCTGGGCTCCATTGGGAAGCGGATTTCTAACCGGCACAATCGATGAATTGGCTTCAGATGATTTTCGGAATAACAACCCGCGTTACCAGGGAGATAATTTTAAAACCAACAAAGACCGGTTTGCGCCTCTGATGCAGGTGGCCGCAGAACTTGACATCACACCTGCTCAACTGGCGCTCGCCTGGCTCCTTCACCAGGGGGATGATATTGTTCCTATTCCGGGAACACGCCAACAGAATCGTATTACCGAAAATGCCGCTGCAGCCGGCATCACACTGGATGCCGAAACCGTCGAGCGCATATCCTCCCTGGCTGCTCCCGGAACGGCCGTAGGACAAACACTTGTTTGATATGCGGGTTTAGGATTCAAAGGTTCTGGGTTCGGTGTTTCCGATTGCATACAAAAAACCCCGCATCTGACATTCCGATGCGGGGTTTCTTATATATAAGAAAGTTGATGAGAGCGATGGTTCGCCCTCAGTATGGTTTAGACACGTCCACCCCAGACAGCCGGTTGTTCATCTCTTTTTTTGGTATGCTCAGGGCTGTTTGGGTTTGGCGAACTGTATCGCTTTTTGGCAATTTTCTTTTGACGCTCTTCATTGCCTTCATTAACGCGATCACGGCACTCACCTTCGTCGCAGTTACCGGTAATGTCTCTATTGGGTATTTTGCTCATGATATATTCCTCCAAGAATCTCTAAAGTTCTGTTTTTTATATATAAATACGTTTTTCGCAGTTTTGGCTTAGGCAAAGGTATGCATCCTGATGAAATAATCAAGGGAATAAAAGGTGCTGCGGTCGCCATTGTGGGGTTGGACGAGAGCCCGAATTTGGCAAGCAGGGAACCAAAGTTGCAAAATCTAGTTGAATATTAGCGTTGGGGTCTGGGTAACCGATTCGGTTTTGGGAGGCTGGCGCTATTGGATTTTTACATCGGTTAGCTCAATTTCCACGCGGCGGTTCAGCTGCCTGCCCTCGCGGGTTCTGTTGGAGCCGATAAATTTCTGGGCACCGTGACCAAATGTCTGGAGTTTTCCAGGCAAAATACCCTTGCCCACCAGATAGGACTTGACCATATTGGCACGCAACTCGGCAATCATTTCATTATAGGATTTGGCTCCGTATGAGTCCGTATAACCGTTGAGGGTCGCACTTGCAGCAGGATTATTGCGCATAATCTCAGCGACCCGATCCAGCTTTTCTTTGGCCTTATCTGTCAGCTCATTGGAATCTTGATTAAAATAAATGATGAAAATCGAATCGTTGAGCATCTCAGCGACCTTTGCCGGGCTGCGGTTCCAACCTTGATCACCAGCTTGAGCAGAGGGTGCTGGCACCGCAACTTGTTGGTCGATGCTCTCATCCAGGTTTTCTTCTGTAAATCCCTGCCTGGCGCTGGTTGAGATACTCGGATCCAACTGCTCATGAATAAATTCATTGATCTGATTGGCCACCCGCCGGTCTCCAAAACCCACCTGACCGGCCCTGACCGAGACCTCTGTGGACTTTCGGCTGATCCTTACCACCTGGACGACCACCGGGGTACCATCCGCACGGCGGGCTTTGAAGGTGGTCTTTAAGCCATCTGCAATGGTTTCCGTGACCGGTATTTGCAAATCTTCCAGCGTGTCATTACTGGCCTGGACCGTTGTATGATAGTCTGTCGGATATGTTTTTACCGAGCCACCGGGCATACCGGCGCATGCCGCCAATACACAAAGACACAAAAATAGGGCCAAAAGAGCTGATGCCTTCCTGGTATCAGTCAAAAATTTATAAAAAGAAAGTTTCATTGCGAGATCTGCCTATCGATTTCGATTCGTTTTATCTTTTATGGCCATCAGCGGATTGCATGCCGCTATATTCATTATAATTTCACAGCCGGCAAAAACACAACCATTTTATCCCGGTAACAATATTAAAGCATGTTATTTCAATTAGTTAAATACAATATCCGACGCTCGAATCTTGACGAGAACCTGCATTTTTTATATGATTAAAGAGTTCAATGACGCATGGCTGCAATTTAAGAAGTTCGCTTTGAACCACCAAAATGAGGATATGAATTGATGCCAACTTTAACGCTGAAACTTCAAAACAAATCTCTGGGAACATTTACGCTAAAAAAAGGAAAGGCCTTGAGTATCGGCCGGCGGGATAAAAATGACATTGTTATCGATGATCCGGCTGTATCAGGTCATCATGCCAAGATAGACTATCTGGGTGACCGACTCGTATTAACTGATCTGCAGAGCAAAAATGGCTCTTTTGTCAACGAGCAGTTGGTTCACTCGCATTGGCTAAGGGATGCGGATGTCATCACCATTGGTGAGCATTCACTGGAATTGAAATTTGAGACAAAAGAAAAAGCGCCGCCAGTTGCGTCGGATGATTTTGACGACACCCAGGCGATGAATACCACCCAGCATCGCAGAATGAAAATTCAAAGCAATCCTACCAGAAGCATAAATGTGCCCAGATTCTGGGACCAGAGCCCGAGTCGCGGAACGCTCAGAGAGGTGGACTCGTCCGCTCCTGATCCAGCCACAGAGGAGCCAAGTCCCGAGTCGACTGCCACCCTGGATTATTTAGACGGCGGCGTCGGGCAAATCAGACTGACACGCAAAATTACCACCATTGGAACCGATCCCACATCCGATGTCGTCATCAAAGGCCTGCTGATGGATCCAACTGCTGCCACCATCAACAAAACCCCCGAGGGTTTCTGCTTTAATTACATTGGTGGTCGCCCCCGGCCTAAAATCAACGATGCGCCTGTCACAGGGTCAACCTTTTTGGAGATCTCCGATATCATTCAAATCGGCTCGGCCCGGCTGCAGTTTTCCATCGAGGAACCATAAAACCGGTTCTGGGTTCAGAGGTTTAAAGGTTTGCTGCGTTACCCTCCACACGATGCCCCATTTTCTCTTAGTTAGTAAGACCATCTTTGGTTACTTTGGCTATTATCATCGATAGCAGTTGTCTGAAGAACCTTTCAGAATTTGCGCTTCATTAAACTTATTGCATTCCGCTAAAAAAGAAGTTAACCCATTATCGAAGAGTTGAGGAGGCGCTTAACCTTTTTATAGATTTATCAACGCATCACAAGGAGATATCCGCATGGACCTACACCGTATCAGGTACAGAGGCGATAAGGAAGATGTTGAATTGTTGTTCAAAGATTACAATCTTGAAGGCATCATATCCACCTCGGAAGAACGGCAAAAGCTTGAAGAGTCCAATTTTCGCAATCAGTTACTAAAAGACGGCGCTTTTTTGCTAAGCCAGCCGATTTCACCCCGCATTTTCGACATCGTCACGGAAACAAAGCAAAAGCTTGGTTTGGATGGCGATTATGAAGTCTTTTGCCTGAACTCGAACAACATCAACGCATTTGCTTATGTTCAACCGGCAGAGGACAAAAATTTTTTTATCATTGGCATTACCTCCGAGGCCCTGGAGGAATTGGAAGATCTGGAGATCCAGTTTATTCTCGGACACGAGCTGGGTCATTTTTTGTTCGAGCACAACCGCATGAATTATCTGATCAATCCCAACCCCAACAGCCAGGGAGTGACGCTGCTGCCCAGTATGGGGGAAAATATTTTTTTAAGATGGCGCAAAAAATGCGAAATCAGCACGGATCGCATCGGGCTGATAGCCTGCGGTGATTTTGAAAATGCCGCACGCGCCATGCTCAAAACCGCCTATGGCCTGACCGGTAAAAATTTGAATTTGGACGTTGATTCGCTGCTGGAGCAAATCGATTCGCTCAAAGATACGCCCGAAGCGCTGGAGGTCAATTATCGTTCCCACCCGTTGATGCCGCTGCGACTGAAGGTCATGCAGATGTTTGCCGAATCGCCCATTTTCAAAAAGGTTCTAAGCGAAAAATCAGACTTTTCCGACAAGGAACTGAACGCGCTGGAAGATAAAACGGATCAATGGGTGAACTGGATAAAAAGATACCCACGCCGCCCGCTGGATCTGGCCGCCATGAAACTGGTCACCGCTGCCGGTCTGAAACTCATTATGACCGAAACGGTTGTGATGGACGAAGAAATCAAAGTCGTCATTCAAATACTGCATAAATATTTTACAGATGAACCCGGTGAGGTCATCAATGATATTATGCAAGACACCAATAATCTCGATAGCTTGATCAATGCGAATGTCAAAGAAATTTCCGAAAAAGGCGATGACCGGCACAAGACCTTTGTGCTCTCCCGATTGGCCGATATTGCCATTGCCGACGGCAAATTGGCCAAACCGGAAGCTGGCATCATCTTTGATATTGCCAAGGACTTTGGCATTCAGGAAAAAGCAGCTTACTCCATTGTGGTCGGCGGGATGAGCTCAGTGGGGCTGAATATCGATTGGAAGATGAATAGCCTGGTGCGCGAGATAAAAGCACAGCTTCAGAAAAAATACGTGGTTTAGGTGCCCCGTCTCCGCTCTGGTTTACCGCGCCGATCTGTCACGCCGGAGTTTTGACGTAGGAGGAAGCTGTTAAGGCGAAGGCGGGCGAGCTTCCGACTTCGCTCTTCAAGCTACGCCGGGACAAGACGCCGCGGCAAGCAGATGACAGAAGACAGATGTCAGAGGCCAGAAGATAAAAAAATAGAAATGAAAAGAACGGCAAGCTCGTGCTTGGTGAGAATGGTGAACGGATAAGACCACGAAGCGTACGAAGAACACAAAGAAAAATATATCCATACGAAGTTAGTCCGCTTCATAAACTTCATGTCCTTCGTCGTAAAAATAGTTTTCAGAAAAGCACCCAAAATAAGAACCAGTCGCCGCGAAAAACAGAGTAATGCGATTCGGAGCCGGATCTAATACCAAGCCGCTATATGCAAACCGCCTGACCTAAATGATATTTTCTTGACTCAAAGGGGTTTCTAACGTATCACCATACTTGTAGAAAACTCACCTGAATGTGAATTCCGCCCTTACAGCAGACACGCATCCGATTCTTTCCGTTGGCAAAATTTTTCCGCCGCATCGTTTTTATTCATCGATGCTCTGTTGCGCTTTTCTTTCTGACATAGACGTTGGTCCTGACAAACTTTTAGCCTGAAAGTCAGGTAAAATGGAGCAACCTTTAAAAATGTGCATGCACCACTCCCGGCAGATAATTTTACTTTGCCGGGAGCTCAGAATTATTGCCATTTGATTCCAAAACAACCCGTTGTTTGAAGGGAGGCAACACCATGGCTAAATTTATCTCGCTGGTTAAATACACGACCAAAGGCATCGACAAAATCAAGGAAAGTCCAAATCGACTCGATGCATTCAAGCAATTATGCGAATCGATGGGGGTAACCGTTGATGGATTTTTCCTGACCATGGGGTCCTATGATATCGTGGTAATAGTGGATGCACCGGATGTTAAGACCGCAGCCAAAGTCCTTTTGACCACCGCATCAGCAGGTGCCATCAGCACTGAAACGCTTCCGGCTTTTACAGAGGAAGAATTTAGGCAGGTTATCGCCGAATTGCCCTAACAGATACATGATCCGTGTGCAAACAAGGAGGATTGCCCGTTTTTGAAGATAAAGGCTGGACCATATTCAGAATAGGTCCTGACTCAAATTAAATAGCCCTACCTCTCCTTTTGAGAGGTAGGGCTGTTTTCTTTGCTCGATTGATAGACTATAGATGTACTTTTCAGGCGGCGATTTTACCGAATTTACTGCGATAAACGGCTTCTATGCGGGCGGTGGGAATGCGGCCATTATTAAAGCATTTCTGGCACAGGGTATAATACAAAACAGGTGCCCTATTTTCTCGTTTTGCGTCAGAGGCCGGCGCTTCGGGTGTATAGCTGCCCAACACATACATATAGGGATCTCCGCAGACGACGCAGGGCTCATCACGAAGATCATTGAAAAGTTTTTCTTCCGCCTCGGCTAACATCTCATCGGTCATCATGACCCCCCTTTATCTTTTCAAGGGTAATGTCGGTTGGCGATAATTTAGGTATGACGAACAAAGCTTGCGATGCGAACATTGCTTGCAAACGGCGATGTGCTTTTTGTTGTTGGCCTTGGTTTTGGGGCAGGAAACGTAACTCATGAGCTAATTTAACCTCGCAGTACAAATGTTTAATTGATTGTATGAAATAAATGTCGCAGCATGTCGATTTTATTTAGTATATCACTATATCTTGATAATTGTCAAACAAATTATACCACATATAGTATACTTGAAGCCCATAGCACCGGATCTATCGATTTTGATGGTTGATGTTTATGGGTTATGTCTAATACTATTAGACACATCGATGATCACAACCGATGAAGGCCGTTTGTTACAAACTGACAAGCATAAAGGGAGCCCTGTTGTGCATTCGACTTTAAAAGACCTGATTGCCGGAGATCACATCTATGTGAAACGCAAAGGGTTTTTCTATTCCCACCATGGGATATATGCCGGCGATGGGAAGGTTTTGCATTTTAGGGGCGCTGTTCAGGAAAAAAAGGACCCCACCGTTATCCTCAGCGACATGGAAACATTTCTCAAAAATGGACGGCTGCAAAGGCGCACTTATAAACAACGCCTGCCGCATGCTGAAACACTGCAGATCGCACGCGCGCAACTTGCGCAAAAGGGATATTCACTGGTTTTCAATAATTGCGAGCACTTTGCCACCTATTGCGCCACTGGGAAAAAGAAAAGCCCGCAGGTCAGTAAAATTATCGGCGGCATGGCCACCCTGACGCTGGCAGTCACTGGTTTTTTCATCCGCAAAAAGGCCCGACCCCAAAAAGGAGATCCATCCGTATCTTGAGCAAAGGTTAAAAGGCATAGATATGGGCATATCAGCAGAGGATCGTGACGATCTAAAATACGCAAAAACACTTCTGGAAAATCCGAGCCTGGCGGCCAGAATTTCAAACCTTTTGGGCACTCCGATAGAAAAAGGCTTTGGTTACCTGCCGGCCAAATGGAAGGATCTGGTTCAAACAGCCACTGAAAAGTCGCTTAAAAAAACGCTGGGTTTTGCCGTGCACACCATGGATGTCAAAAAAAGAATGGCTTCTTCGGATAAGACCCATAAGCTGCTGGTCATGGCCACCGGGGCCAGTGGCGGATCATTCGGTCTTCCGGCTTTAGCGGTGGAGCTTCCGGTGACCACCACCATCATGCTGCGCTCCATTGCCGATATCGCACGCAGTGAGGGCGAGCCCATCAGCGAGCTGGAGACAAAACTTGCCTGTTTGGAAGTTTTTGCCCTGGGCGGATCTGCAAAAAACGAGGATGGCACCGAAACCGGTTATTATATTGTCAGGGCGGCATTGGCGCGCACCATCACTGAAGCAGCTCAGTACATCGCGGAAAAGGGTCTGGCCAAAGAGGGGGCCCCGGCGTTGGTCCGCTTGATCGCGGTTCTGGCATCCCGCTTCGGGGTGCTGGTATCGGAAAAAGTCGCCGCCCAGGCCATCCCGGTGATCGGCGCCGCCGGGGGCGCGTTGATCAATACAATCTTTATCGATCATTTTCAAAACACCGCCCGCGGCCACTTTATCGTCAGAAGACTCGAACGACAGTATGGAAAAGAATTGATTCGACAGGAATACGATCAGCTGGAGGTGTGATACGGGCGGACAACCTTATATTTGCTTGCGTTGAAAGATTTTACAAGCTTCATGGCAAATTGAAAATTCAGGTTGTGTGTTCCCTTAAAACGGACACCGGCGCCAAACCGGCCGTTGCCCCGTTCGCTGGAATAGATGACCTCTCCTTGGAGTTCGATCAGATTGTTGCCGTCGTCCACCGACATCATAGAGATGGATTTCGATGAAATCCTGTGAGTGGTTTCAAGAAAAACGCCGCCCTGGCTCAAATTAACCGCCTTGGCCATGGCTTGTTCCATGACCTTACCGTTTGACGCTATACCGACATAAGAAATTAAGTTACACGTGTTGACACGCGGAAATTGCCGCCGTTCCATATTTGCCTCTCTATAAATTTCCTGCAATTGCGCTCCGGACAACGTGCCCGGAAATGGCAGGCTTTTTACCGGAAACCCAATCAATGCCGACCAGCAGAATTAAGGCATTTTCCATGCCAATTGGCTCAAATATTCATTATTTTACGCACTTAAAATGTTTTTCAATTAATATCAGGCGGATATAAAAAATTGGACAAATGATAACGCATTTCCATCAATTATGTCGGTTAGGTGATGGAAAATTGAGAAATGAGCGTAACAGAATCTGGGAAATGAAATTAACAGGGATATCGTTATTGATGACAAACGGAAAGCGTGTACAAGGGTTCTGTAATGCGGTTGGCCCCGATGAGAATATAATCTAGCAGCATAGATGAGGTTGCCCTTAAACCCTTAATCCTGGCTAGCGGCTTTTTGCAGGGGCCCGAGCATTAGAATCAGAATCAAACCGGTGAGCGCCAGCCCGGTAAGCACCCAGAAGACCCCCTGGTAGCTGCCGGTGACGTCAAACATGCGACCGGCCAAAACCGGCCCGACCGCACCGCCAATCGTACCGCTGAACAGAATGAGCCCAAAGAGCAACCCGTGCGAGCCGGTGCCGAATAGCTCCGCTACCGTGGGCGACATGACCGTAAAGAACCCCCCGTGGCTGAAACCATAGACTGTGGCAAACAAAAACAGCATCCAGGCCTTGCCGGAAATCTGCAACCACAGCAGGCCGCAGAGCAGAATGACAAAGCAAATGATCAGTGAGCGCTTGCCGCCGATTTTATCGTTGGCCGTGCCCATCGTAAACCGGCCCACCATGCTGACACCGCCAATGGTGGACAGGACAGCGGCCGCGGTCCCCGGGGGCAATCCCAGATCGGTAGCGTGCGGCACGATGTGCACGACCATGGTCAGCAGGCAAAAAAAGATGGTAAACTCGGCAACGCACAGGATCCAAAAAGCGCCTTTGCGGACCGCTTTGTCGAGGGGGATGCTGCGCTCTGCGTCGGTGGCCGCAAATCCGGCGTCGTCAGCGCTGTTGCCGTCGGGCAGCTGCCCCTTGTCCCGGGGATCACGGTAAAGCACCAGCGCCGCCGCAACCAAAATCACCAGCGCAATTGCCCCGATAATCGTGTAAGAATGCCGCCAGCCGTAGGCGGCAATCAGGGCTGCGGCAATCAGGGGGACAATGAGCTGCCCGGCCCCGGTGCCGACCTTGATGATACCTGACATCATTCCCCGGCGCTTCACAAACCAGCGTGCCACTGTCGAGAGGGTTATCACGTCATGGGTGCTGAAACCAATGCCCACCATGATGCCGTACAGAAAATAAAGCTGCCACGGGGACTGCATTTGCGCCATAAACAGGTAGCCCAGGCCCAGCGAGATTCCGGAGACGACCATAATGATTCTGGGGCCGATGCGGTCATTGAGCCGGCCGGCAACAATCCCCATCGCTCCCATGATAAAAAAGGCCAGAGACGATGCGCCAGAGATAACAGTTCTTGACCAGCCCAGCTCAGCCTGAAACTGCTTGAAAAAAACACCATAGGTAAACAGCGGGCCGATGCACACCGCCTGGATGATGAAACTGGCGGCCACGATATTATAGCCGTAAAAAAACTTTGATTTCACAATTGCTGCCTGTTAATGGGTTTTGTACGTAGAGCGCGCTTTGAGAGCGCAGTGTCGAGACTTCTGATTTTGGCGATTGGGGAGTATAGAGAGATTTAACAGAGGCGTCAATGATGAAGTTTCACCCGCTTCTCCGCTGGACGGCTGCAAAGCGCTTGACCTTGCCAATCCGATACATAAATTACAACATAATCTAAAACATAACATCCATATTTTATCCAGGCATACTTTTAGATTGGGGGTATTATGCAAATTGAAGAGGCCATTCAAACCGCGATCGAATATGAGACCGAACTCAGGGATATTTATTTTGAAGCCGCGGAGGCTGAAGATGATGACAAAGGCCGCCAATTTTTTCAGTCAATGGGCAAAGATGAGCAAGGTCACCTCGACTACCTGGAAGATCGACTGAAGCAATGGCAGAAAACCGGTAAGCTCAGCGCTGAAAAACTGAAATCAACCCTGCCATCAGCAACAGAAATCGAGCGGCTGGCCTCGGAAGTCAAATCTCTGGTGGGTAAGGCGTCTCGCGGTCTCAAATCACAGATGCTCAGCAAAGCGCTGAAAATGGAAATCAAGACCTCCGAATTTTACCAGAAGATGGTCGATGAAATGCCCGCCGAGGCCCAGCAGATGTTTGCGCGCTTTCTTGAAATGGAAATAAATCACATTCGAACGCTTGAATTCGAGCTGGATTATATCAGCAAGACCGGTTACTGGTTTGATGTCAAAGAATTCGATATGGAATGATCGGCTAATTCCAGTCGCACTCAATTTTAAAACAGGTCTGAGAGGAGAATCCGTATCAAATGATTGCGGTATTGAACTCATCGAAAACGCTGCAGATGCAGTCGCCCCCCAGTAAAATTAAGTACTCGCTTCCGGAATATGCTGACGAAAGTGCTGCGCTGGTAAAGGTGCTGCGCAAACTTTCCGTTTCAGAACTGGCAGCGCTAATGAAGATCAGTGACAAATTAGCCGTCTTAAACGCGGATCGTTATCGAAACTGGAAGGTGCGCCCCAATTCTACCCAAGCCAAACCGTCTCTGATGGCGTTTAAAGGCGATGTTTATGAGGCCATGAACGTTGACTCCTACACGGTTGAGGCGTGGGATTTTGCGCAGCGGCATCTGCGCATACTGTCCGGTCTGTATGGCATCCTGCGCCCGCTGGATTTGATCCAACCCTACCGCCTCGAAATGGCCACCCAACTGCCCACCCGCAGCGGTAAAAACCTGTATGAATTCTGGGGTGACAAAATTCAT
The nucleotide sequence above comes from Desulfobacterales bacterium. Encoded proteins:
- the sodC gene encoding superoxide dismutase [Cu-Zn] SodC, producing MTKLMTVILSILITCLSAQAQELVFHIHLIDITGVGKAIGTVKATSSPYGTVLTPNLNSLTPGLHGFHIHQNPDCGPGDKGGKRIPGLAAGGHYDPAGTGKHAGPFGNGHLGDLPALYVDGNGQASHPVLAPRVKLSDLKGRALMIHAGGDNYSDKPQKLGGGGARMACGVVQ
- a CDS encoding aldo/keto reductase; translated protein: MVSKRKLGRNGPEVSAIGYGAMGLEGYYGSAKENEALAALHHALDTGSTFIDSADAYGNGHNEELIAQAIAGRREDAFIATKYGIVFEADQQGTEVPTGWGFSLNINGNPDYVRRALDHSLRRLNSERIDLWYLHYPDPATPIEETVGAMSEAVSQGKVRFIGLSNVTADQVRQAHKVHPIAAVQYEYSLWRREVENELLPTLRELGIALVPWAPLGSGFLTGTIDELASDDFRNNNPRYQGDNFKTNKDRFAPLMQVAAELDITPAQLALAWLLHQGDDIVPIPGTRQQNRITENAAAAGITLDAETVERISSLAAPGTAVGQTLV
- a CDS encoding DUF3568 family protein, producing MKLSFYKFLTDTRKASALLALFLCLCVLAACAGMPGGSVKTYPTDYHTTVQASNDTLEDLQIPVTETIADGLKTTFKARRADGTPVVVQVVRISRKSTEVSVRAGQVGFGDRRVANQINEFIHEQLDPSISTSARQGFTEENLDESIDQQVAVPAPSAQAGDQGWNRSPAKVAEMLNDSIFIIYFNQDSNELTDKAKEKLDRVAEIMRNNPAASATLNGYTDSYGAKSYNEMIAELRANMVKSYLVGKGILPGKLQTFGHGAQKFIGSNRTREGRQLNRRVEIELTDVKIQ
- a CDS encoding FHA domain-containing protein — protein: MPTLTLKLQNKSLGTFTLKKGKALSIGRRDKNDIVIDDPAVSGHHAKIDYLGDRLVLTDLQSKNGSFVNEQLVHSHWLRDADVITIGEHSLELKFETKEKAPPVASDDFDDTQAMNTTQHRRMKIQSNPTRSINVPRFWDQSPSRGTLREVDSSAPDPATEEPSPESTATLDYLDGGVGQIRLTRKITTIGTDPTSDVVIKGLLMDPTAATINKTPEGFCFNYIGGRPRPKINDAPVTGSTFLEISDIIQIGSARLQFSIEEP
- a CDS encoding M48 family metallopeptidase yields the protein MDLHRIRYRGDKEDVELLFKDYNLEGIISTSEERQKLEESNFRNQLLKDGAFLLSQPISPRIFDIVTETKQKLGLDGDYEVFCLNSNNINAFAYVQPAEDKNFFIIGITSEALEELEDLEIQFILGHELGHFLFEHNRMNYLINPNPNSQGVTLLPSMGENIFLRWRKKCEISTDRIGLIACGDFENAARAMLKTAYGLTGKNLNLDVDSLLEQIDSLKDTPEALEVNYRSHPLMPLRLKVMQMFAESPIFKKVLSEKSDFSDKELNALEDKTDQWVNWIKRYPRRPLDLAAMKLVTAAGLKLIMTETVVMDEEIKVVIQILHKYFTDEPGEVINDIMQDTNNLDSLINANVKEISEKGDDRHKTFVLSRLADIAIADGKLAKPEAGIIFDIAKDFGIQEKAAYSIVVGGMSSVGLNIDWKMNSLVREIKAQLQKKYVV
- a CDS encoding GYD domain-containing protein, whose protein sequence is MAKFISLVKYTTKGIDKIKESPNRLDAFKQLCESMGVTVDGFFLTMGSYDIVVIVDAPDVKTAAKVLLTTASAGAISTETLPAFTEEEFRQVIAELP
- a CDS encoding lecithin retinol acyltransferase family protein — its product is MHSTLKDLIAGDHIYVKRKGFFYSHHGIYAGDGKVLHFRGAVQEKKDPTVILSDMETFLKNGRLQRRTYKQRLPHAETLQIARAQLAQKGYSLVFNNCEHFATYCATGKKKSPQVSKIIGGMATLTLAVTGFFIRKKARPQKGDPSVS
- a CDS encoding EcsC family protein, translated to MGISAEDRDDLKYAKTLLENPSLAARISNLLGTPIEKGFGYLPAKWKDLVQTATEKSLKKTLGFAVHTMDVKKRMASSDKTHKLLVMATGASGGSFGLPALAVELPVTTTIMLRSIADIARSEGEPISELETKLACLEVFALGGSAKNEDGTETGYYIVRAALARTITEAAQYIAEKGLAKEGAPALVRLIAVLASRFGVLVSEKVAAQAIPVIGAAGGALINTIFIDHFQNTARGHFIVRRLERQYGKELIRQEYDQLEV
- a CDS encoding PilZ domain-containing protein, which gives rise to MERRQFPRVNTCNLISYVGIASNGKVMEQAMAKAVNLSQGGVFLETTHRISSKSISMMSVDDGNNLIELQGEVIYSSERGNGRFGAGVRFKGTHNLNFQFAMKLVKSFNASKYKVVRPYHTSS
- a CDS encoding MFS transporter — its product is MKSKFFYGYNIVAASFIIQAVCIGPLFTYGVFFKQFQAELGWSRTVISGASSLAFFIMGAMGIVAGRLNDRIGPRIIMVVSGISLGLGYLFMAQMQSPWQLYFLYGIMVGIGFSTHDVITLSTVARWFVKRRGMMSGIIKVGTGAGQLIVPLIAAALIAAYGWRHSYTIIGAIALVILVAAALVLYRDPRDKGQLPDGNSADDAGFAATDAERSIPLDKAVRKGAFWILCVAEFTIFFCLLTMVVHIVPHATDLGLPPGTAAAVLSTIGGVSMVGRFTMGTANDKIGGKRSLIICFVILLCGLLWLQISGKAWMLFLFATVYGFSHGGFFTVMSPTVAELFGTGSHGLLFGLILFSGTIGGAVGPVLAGRMFDVTGSYQGVFWVLTGLALTGLILILMLGPLQKAASQD
- a CDS encoding ferritin family protein codes for the protein MQIEEAIQTAIEYETELRDIYFEAAEAEDDDKGRQFFQSMGKDEQGHLDYLEDRLKQWQKTGKLSAEKLKSTLPSATEIERLASEVKSLVGKASRGLKSQMLSKALKMEIKTSEFYQKMVDEMPAEAQQMFARFLEMEINHIRTLEFELDYISKTGYWFDVKEFDME